Proteins co-encoded in one Chionomys nivalis chromosome 6, mChiNiv1.1, whole genome shotgun sequence genomic window:
- the LOC130876062 gene encoding zinc finger protein 120-like — MDAVTYEDVHVNFTHEEWTLLDPSQKSLYKEVMLETYWNLTSIGYKWEDHNIEEHFQSSGRPGR; from the exons ATG GATGCAGTGACCTATGAAGATGTGCATGTGAACTTCACTCATGAAGAGTGGACTTTGCTGGATCCATCTCAGAAGAGTCTCTACAAAGAAGTGATGCTGGAAACCTACTGGAACCTCACTTCTATAG GGTACAAATGGGAAGACCACAATATTGAAGAACATTTTCAAAGTTCTGGGAGACCTGGAAGGTAA